From Polaribacter butkevichii, a single genomic window includes:
- a CDS encoding trimeric intracellular cation channel family protein — protein MELIYVLDILGTFAFAISGALVAFDKKFDLFGVLIIAFVTAVGGGMLRDVLIDAHPINWIGDLNYLYTIFAAVIFTILFKSKIFYLSKTMFLFDTIGISVFTLLGLEKGLSFNLHPIIALIMGMVSAVFGGVLRDVLTNKIPLIFEKEIYASACLAGGIVYLILNECNVADNIIFVISAVVVIAIRVIAVKFHLQLPKIKDDLFTKN, from the coding sequence ATGGAGCTTATTTATGTTTTAGATATATTAGGTACTTTTGCTTTTGCTATTAGTGGAGCTTTAGTGGCTTTTGATAAAAAGTTCGATTTATTTGGAGTGTTAATTATTGCCTTTGTAACAGCAGTAGGTGGTGGTATGTTGCGAGATGTATTGATAGATGCACACCCTATAAACTGGATTGGAGATTTAAATTACCTATACACAATTTTTGCTGCCGTTATTTTTACCATTCTCTTTAAAAGTAAAATTTTTTATTTAAGCAAAACCATGTTTTTGTTTGATACCATTGGTATTAGTGTTTTTACTTTATTAGGTTTAGAAAAAGGTTTGTCTTTTAATTTACATCCTATTATTGCCTTAATAATGGGCATGGTTTCTGCCGTTTTTGGAGGGGTTTTACGAGATGTGTTAACTAATAAAATTCCATTGATTTTCGAAAAAGAAATTTATGCCTCTGCTTGTTTAGCGGGTGGAATTGTATATTTAATTTTAAACGAATGTAACGTTGCAGATAATATCATATTTGTAATTTCTGCGGTTGTTGTAATTGCTATTCGTGTTATTGCTGTAAAATTTCATTTGCAATTGCCTAAAATTAAAGACGATTTATTTACTAAAAACTAA
- a CDS encoding HlyD family secretion protein, with protein MLNISNNQLHKTVDLKDFKSGKIIFTKEYYKAFNKFLLVFACIGLIALFLPWTQNISGKGLVTTLTPNQRPQTIQSQIPGRIEEWFVTEGDFVKKGDTILRISEVKSDYFDQRLIERTSDQINAKSSSVNAYQGKVAALKRQVNALKQEQRLKIEQTKNKLLQSKLKVKSDSIDFEAAKTNTLIAEKQYNRTQTLQSEGLKAVKDVEDKRLKLQATQAKLISQENKLLASRNNILNAQLELSRINATYTDKISKSQSDMYTAQSSGFDAEAQVSKLENSRSNYSVRNSLLYITAPQNGFINKAIKGGIGGTFKAGDDLVGIMPEKYDLAVETFVRPIDLPLLHIGDKMRVQFDGWPAIVFSGWPNASYGTYGAKVIAIENFISPNGKYRVLIAPDTTDYNWPEGIRVGSGAKTIALLEDVPIYFEMWRQLNSFPPNYYQPEGTKSDTKKK; from the coding sequence ATGTTAAACATATCTAACAACCAATTACACAAAACTGTTGATTTAAAAGATTTTAAATCGGGCAAAATTATTTTTACAAAAGAGTACTACAAAGCTTTTAACAAATTTCTTTTGGTTTTTGCTTGTATCGGCCTTATTGCCCTCTTTTTACCTTGGACACAAAATATATCTGGTAAGGGATTGGTAACTACCCTAACACCTAACCAAAGACCACAAACCATACAATCTCAAATTCCTGGAAGAATTGAAGAATGGTTTGTAACCGAAGGTGATTTTGTAAAAAAAGGAGATACTATTTTAAGAATTTCTGAAGTAAAAAGCGATTATTTTGACCAACGTTTAATTGAAAGAACAAGCGATCAAATTAATGCAAAATCGTCTTCTGTAAACGCGTATCAAGGAAAAGTAGCTGCTTTAAAAAGACAAGTAAATGCCTTAAAACAAGAACAACGCTTAAAAATAGAACAAACAAAAAATAAATTACTACAATCTAAATTAAAAGTAAAAAGTGATAGCATTGATTTTGAAGCTGCTAAAACAAATACTTTAATTGCCGAAAAACAGTACAATCGTACGCAAACCTTACAAAGCGAAGGCTTAAAAGCGGTAAAAGATGTAGAAGATAAAAGATTAAAATTACAAGCTACACAAGCAAAACTAATTTCTCAAGAAAATAAACTTTTAGCAAGTAGAAATAATATTTTAAATGCACAATTAGAACTATCTCGAATAAACGCCACGTACACCGATAAAATTTCTAAATCACAAAGTGATATGTACACAGCACAATCTAGTGGTTTTGATGCAGAAGCACAAGTGTCTAAATTAGAAAATAGCAGAAGCAATTATAGTGTTAGAAATAGCCTATTATACATTACAGCTCCACAAAATGGTTTTATAAACAAAGCTATTAAAGGCGGAATTGGAGGCACTTTTAAAGCTGGAGATGATTTGGTTGGTATTATGCCAGAAAAATATGATTTAGCAGTAGAAACTTTTGTACGACCTATAGATTTACCTTTATTACATATTGGCGATAAAATGCGTGTTCAGTTTGATGGTTGGCCTGCAATTGTTTTTAGTGGTTGGCCTAATGCTTCTTACGGTACGTATGGCGCAAAAGTAATTGCTATCGAAAACTTTATAAGTCCCAATGGTAAATACAGAGTTTTAATTGCTCCAGATACTACAGATTATAATTGGCCCGAAGGGATTAGAGTTGGTTCTGGCGCAAAAACTATTGCACTTTTAGAAGATGTACCTATTTATTTTGAAATGTGGAGACAACTTAACAGCTTCCCTCCTAACTACTATCAGCCAGAAGGAACAAAAAGTGATACAAAGAAAAAATAA
- a CDS encoding MaoC family dehydratase — translation MKPLEFANFEDFIKIKGQQLPVGNWYTITQQMINDFANATLDKQWIHVDEKRAAKESPFKTTIAHGFMSVAMISKLLEGCFSIKSLKMGLNYGLNKVRFPNPVLVNSQLRMIAVVKEIEEMTNNGIKVTFSCTIEIKGEEKPACAAEFIAVFYE, via the coding sequence ATGAAACCATTAGAGTTTGCAAATTTCGAAGATTTTATAAAGATAAAAGGGCAACAGTTACCTGTTGGAAATTGGTATACAATTACGCAGCAAATGATTAACGATTTTGCCAATGCTACATTAGACAAGCAATGGATTCATGTAGATGAAAAACGAGCAGCCAAAGAGAGTCCTTTTAAAACGACCATTGCACATGGTTTTATGTCTGTAGCCATGATATCTAAATTATTAGAAGGTTGTTTTTCTATTAAAAGTTTAAAAATGGGCTTAAATTACGGATTGAATAAAGTCCGTTTTCCAAATCCTGTTTTAGTAAATAGCCAATTAAGAATGATTGCTGTTGTAAAAGAAATTGAAGAGATGACAAACAACGGAATTAAAGTAACCTTTTCTTGTACTATAGAAATTAAAGGAGAAGAAAAACCTGCTTGCGCTGCAGAATTTATTGCTGTTTTTTATGAATAG
- a CDS encoding peptidase domain-containing ABC transporter has protein sequence MENKQLTPWQRFVGVLKLERKDIFQIFYYAIFGGLVALSLPLGIQAIINLIQGAQVSTSWIVLVILVTIGVVFSGALQLMQLRIIETIQQRIFTRASFELSFRFPKIKMNELRNNYPPELANRFFDTLTIQKGLSKILIDVPTALLQIIFALILLSFYHAFFIVFGILLLLLIYIVFKFTAQKGLETSLIESKKKYKVAHWIQEVARTVVSFKLSGNTSLALEKNDDLVNKYLEARENHFKILMLQFIQMIGFKVIVTASLLLIGGALVLNQEMNIGQFVAAEIIILLVIQSVEKLIIGLESFYDVLTSIEKIGQVVDKELESQEGEKPLFKNGLTVELDGVSYGVENREKHIIKNVSVTLNPKSRILVMGESGAGKSTLLRLISGVIEPVSGNIYVNNLSLSSLNLNHYRSQLGLSLSDETPFEGSIKKNLVFNNKNIKDELIYEVLEIVGLTQFLKEQPKGLETVLYPEGRQMSYTIAKKLILARAIIKQPKILILEDPLDQFNLEETVRIINYLTDVKRPWALIVVSSKKSWRTQCNETITLEKGEIKSIN, from the coding sequence ATGGAAAACAAACAATTAACTCCTTGGCAAAGATTTGTTGGTGTATTAAAATTAGAAAGAAAAGATATCTTTCAAATATTTTACTATGCCATTTTTGGTGGTCTTGTAGCACTTTCTCTTCCCTTAGGTATTCAGGCAATTATTAATTTAATACAGGGAGCACAGGTTTCTACTTCTTGGATCGTTTTAGTTATCCTTGTTACTATTGGTGTTGTTTTTTCTGGTGCATTGCAATTAATGCAGTTAAGAATTATAGAAACTATACAACAAAGAATTTTTACCAGAGCTTCTTTTGAATTAAGTTTTCGTTTTCCTAAAATAAAAATGAATGAGTTACGTAATAACTACCCTCCTGAATTGGCCAATCGTTTTTTTGATACTTTAACCATACAAAAAGGGTTATCAAAAATATTAATTGATGTACCAACCGCTTTGTTACAAATTATTTTTGCGCTGATTTTACTCTCATTTTACCACGCCTTTTTTATTGTTTTTGGTATTCTTTTGTTACTTTTAATTTATATCGTATTCAAATTTACCGCTCAAAAAGGACTAGAAACCAGCTTAATAGAATCTAAAAAGAAATATAAAGTTGCACATTGGATACAGGAAGTGGCAAGAACTGTTGTGAGCTTTAAATTGTCTGGAAATACCAGTTTAGCATTAGAAAAAAATGATGACTTGGTCAATAAATATTTAGAAGCTAGAGAAAATCATTTTAAAATATTGATGCTACAATTTATTCAAATGATTGGCTTTAAAGTAATTGTTACTGCTAGTTTGCTATTAATTGGTGGGGCTTTGGTATTAAATCAAGAAATGAATATTGGGCAATTTGTGGCTGCAGAAATTATTATCCTTTTGGTTATACAATCTGTAGAAAAACTAATTATAGGTTTAGAGTCTTTTTATGATGTACTTACATCTATAGAAAAAATAGGTCAGGTTGTAGATAAAGAACTAGAGTCGCAAGAAGGAGAAAAACCTTTATTTAAAAACGGTTTAACTGTAGAGTTAGATGGTGTTTCTTATGGGGTAGAAAATAGAGAAAAACACATTATTAAAAATGTATCTGTTACTTTAAATCCTAAAAGTAGAATTTTAGTAATGGGAGAAAGTGGTGCAGGAAAATCTACTTTATTACGTTTAATATCTGGAGTTATAGAACCTGTTTCGGGTAACATATATGTTAATAATCTATCTTTAAGTAGCTTAAATTTAAATCACTACCGTTCTCAACTTGGTTTATCATTGTCTGACGAAACCCCTTTTGAAGGTAGCATTAAAAAGAATTTAGTTTTTAATAATAAAAACATTAAGGATGAACTTATTTATGAAGTTTTAGAAATTGTTGGTTTAACTCAATTTTTAAAAGAACAACCCAAAGGTTTAGAAACTGTTTTATATCCAGAAGGAAGACAAATGTCTTACACCATTGCAAAAAAATTAATTTTAGCTAGAGCCATTATTAAGCAACCTAAAATATTGATTCTAGAAGACCCATTAGATCAATTTAATTTAGAAGAAACTGTTCGAATCATTAATTATTTAACAGACGTTAAAAGACCTTGGGCTTTAATTGTAGTAAGTAGTAAAAAAAGTTGGAGAACTCAATGTAACGAAACAATTACTTTAGAAAAAGGAGAAATTAAATCAATAAATTAA
- a CDS encoding TolC family protein, which yields MKKYLLIFLLTFTSGYFAQEKVASVMTLSEYLSYVKNYHPIVKQANLIINESEAKLLKARGAFDPKIEVDFNKKQFKEKEYYNKLNAAFKIPTYYGIEFKANFENNDGYYLNPENTVPEDGLYSAGVSVSLLNGLLINKRMASLKQAKFFLNQAKEEQQILVNEILYNAALSYFNWLKTYHQNSVYKEFLTNAKTRFKATKRAFLEGEKPAIDTTEAAITLKTRKLNLEKSRIKLIKSSLELSNFLWLSDNTPVELQDHIIPDTNTIDNVDTTFNIALFNNANFDINNHPKIKSLAYKIKSLTIDKNLKLNNLLPKLDVQYNFLTENGHQINSLNTQNYKAGINFKVPLFLRKERGDLKLSKIKLQDKKLENEIAKVAIKNKVTAIEQELASYVLQNSLTTDIVKDYGTLLKAEDRKFFLGESSLFLVNYREVKLIEAKLKAIDLENAFFKTKASLFKAIVISINE from the coding sequence ATGAAAAAATATCTTTTAATATTCCTTCTAACTTTTACATCAGGATATTTTGCTCAAGAAAAGGTAGCCTCTGTAATGACATTATCTGAGTACTTAAGCTATGTTAAAAATTACCATCCTATTGTTAAACAAGCAAACCTGATAATTAATGAAAGTGAAGCTAAATTACTAAAAGCGAGAGGTGCTTTTGATCCTAAAATTGAAGTAGATTTTAATAAAAAACAGTTTAAAGAAAAAGAATATTATAACAAACTAAATGCAGCTTTTAAAATTCCCACTTATTACGGAATTGAATTTAAAGCAAATTTCGAAAATAATGATGGCTATTACTTAAACCCAGAAAACACGGTTCCGGAAGATGGTTTGTATAGTGCAGGGGTTTCTGTTTCTTTATTAAACGGATTGCTCATTAACAAAAGAATGGCTTCTTTAAAACAAGCTAAATTCTTTTTAAATCAGGCTAAGGAAGAGCAACAGATTTTAGTGAATGAGATATTATACAACGCTGCCTTGTCTTATTTTAATTGGCTAAAAACATATCATCAAAATAGTGTTTATAAAGAGTTTTTAACCAATGCCAAAACTCGTTTTAAAGCCACTAAAAGAGCTTTTTTAGAGGGAGAAAAACCTGCTATAGATACTACAGAAGCAGCAATTACTTTAAAAACAAGAAAACTAAATCTAGAGAAATCTAGAATTAAATTGATAAAATCTTCTTTAGAATTGTCTAACTTTTTATGGCTGAGTGATAATACGCCAGTAGAGCTACAAGATCATATTATTCCTGATACAAATACCATAGATAATGTAGATACTACTTTTAATATTGCCTTATTTAATAATGCTAATTTTGACATCAATAACCACCCTAAAATAAAATCTTTAGCATATAAAATAAAGAGTTTAACCATTGATAAAAATTTAAAATTGAACAATTTACTACCTAAATTAGATGTTCAGTACAACTTTCTTACAGAAAATGGTCATCAAATAAATTCTTTAAATACTCAAAACTATAAAGCAGGTATTAATTTTAAAGTTCCTTTGTTTTTAAGAAAAGAAAGAGGAGATTTGAAACTCTCTAAAATAAAGTTACAAGACAAAAAACTAGAGAATGAAATTGCCAAAGTTGCCATTAAAAATAAAGTAACAGCCATTGAACAAGAATTAGCTTCTTATGTTTTACAAAATAGTTTAACAACCGATATTGTTAAAGATTACGGTACCTTATTAAAAGCAGAAGATAGAAAGTTTTTTTTAGGAGAAAGCTCTTTATTCTTGGTAAACTACAGAGAAGTTAAATTAATAGAAGCCAAACTAAAGGCTATAGATTTAGAAAATGCTTTCTTTAAAACCAAAGCTAGTTTATTTAAAGCAATTGTTATTTCTATTAATGAATAA